The sequence below is a genomic window from Chthoniobacterales bacterium.
GGATAATCGGAACGAACCCCGGAGGGGTGACGGACGCGACCCGTAATAAGGGTCGAGTCGCCTACAATTGATTTGTGTTGGTCAGCTCCGCGCCCAAGAGTGCTTTCATGAGCGATCACGTTTACAAAAAGATTGAGCTCGTCGGTTCGTCACCGGCCAGCATCGAAGAAGCGGTGGCGAATGCCCTGAGCCGAGCCCAAAAAACCATTCGCAACATGCGCTGGTTTGAGGTCACCGAAATGCGCGGGCAAATCGAGGACGGCAAGGTCAATCATTGGCAGGTGACCGTTAAAGTCGGGTTCACCTTGGATAAATAAGATTGGGGGCAGGTGACAGGTGACGTGTGACTCGGCAGTGACGAGTTAGCCTGTCTTCATCACGTCACTAGTCACTCGTCACTCGTCACTATCCCTCGTCGCTCTGGGTAGCCTGGTAAAGCTTCGTGGCTCCGTAGGCCAGGATCGCCGGCTTAAAGGCAATCATCGCTAACCGCACAAATCCTCCGAGAATTCGGCCAATCGGCAACCGATTGAGGATGAATCCAGCCAGGACCGCGTAAGCGATCGATCGCGTGGGATTCTCCCGAACGTATTCTTCGGTCTGCCCGAGAATCTGCTCGAACTGATCCTTGGTGTAGCGGAGTCCGCGCTCGGCAACGTCTCCTGAGGTTGCTGAAAACTGTTCGTCCATGGTACTTAACTATCGAATTCCGCCGCGTTGTCGCGTGTTTTAATATCTCTCCTGCTCGTGATCATGATCACGAGTCGTGACGCACCGGACGCGTATAGGCGCCGCACGGCGGGATCGAGAGTTTGAGGCGCCGGAGGCGCGTCGGATTAGAGCCGGGAGTGAAGCGGAGCGAACTCCCGGAACACGTCGCAAAAACCTAAACCCCGGAGGGGTGACGGAATCGTGCGTTTTGGTTACGTCGCTGTTTCCGTCGGCCCTTGTCAGGGGCTGATCTGGGTTGGGGGAATCGCCACCCGGAGTTCCGCTTCGCTTCACTCCGGGCTTTATTTCCGACGCCCCGTTGGGGCTGGCCATATTCACCTCAGCGTCAACCAAACCGTAGCGGCGCCTGCATGCGCCGGAAAATCGGGCAGGGGAGGTTCGTGATGAAAATTTCCCGCGCGGCGGGTCGCTTTCAAGCAGAAGCGTCCCATCACTTCGAGCGCGCGCTCCCGGAGCGTCGAGCAATTGGTCGAAAGCAGGATCTTCGCGTTTCGTTCGGCAACCTCGAGGGCGGCCAGCAGCAGGCGTTCGAAATCCTGCTCCACCTGAAACGCCTTTCCCTTATGGGAGCGCGAGAAGGTCGGCGGATCGAGAATGATGACGTCGAACTTCTCGCCTTTTCGCGCCAAACGCGGCAGGACCGCCATGACGTCATCCGCCAGGAAGCGGTGGTCGTTCGTCGGCAGAGAATTCAGCGCGAAATTCTCCCGGCCGCGCGCGAGAGATTTCTTGGATAAATCGACGCTTATCGTTTTTGCCCCGACCGTCGCCGCCGCGACCGAGAACGAACAAGTGTAGGCAAAGCAATTGAGCAGCGAGCTCGGCGCCAGCTCCCGCACAAAGCGGCGGTTCTCCCGTTGATCGATAAAGAGGCCCACCGAATACCCCGCGCCGAAATCGATCGCGTAGCTCAGGGTTCTTTCCATGGCCGTGCTTTGGAGGTTCGCGCCCGGATCGCCCAGGATGAGGGTCGGCGCTTCCCGGTCCGCGTTTTTCTTCGGGAGAAACCGGGCAAAAACCCGGCGAAAACCAAAGTCGACGTTGAGCGCCCAGAGACAGAGTTCGGTCTTGAGCCGCTCGAGGGCCGCCTCGGTTTTGTACGAGATAAGGACATCGACGCCAAATCGTTCCACCCATCCATCGGGGTAGGTGCAAAGCCGGATCGCGTCGGTCTGCTGCGAGATGAAATCCCGGTGGAGATCAGGGTCGATCCATTCGGACATTTTCACGGTAAAGGAGCGGACAGAGACAATCTCAATACGTGATTCGCTTGTCAGGGCGCTTTTGCGTCCGTCTCTTGCCCGTCAGGCGCGGGAGGTTACAATGGCATCGCGCTTTGCCCTTTGGATCGCCTTAATCATGCAACAGGTCACCGTCCGCGTCCCGGCGAGCACATCCAACCTCGGACCCGGCTTCGACTGCCTGGGTATCGCCCTCCGCCTTTACAATAACGTGACCGTCTCGCGCGACGAGGGCGGGCCGCCTCAAGCGATCGTGGGGTCCGCCGCGAGTTCGTTTTTTAAGCGGGCCGGAACGAGGCCGTTCCCGTTCTCCTGTTCGATTGCCGGCGAAATCCCGCAGTCCCGGGGCTTGGGGAGCAGCGCGGCGGTTCGCATCGGAGTCCTCCTCGGCTTGAACGAGCTCGCGAATCGACCTCTCGAGCGTCGTGATCTTTTTGAGCTCTGCGCCGGGCTCGAAGGTCACCCCGACAACGCCGCGCCCGCCTGCTACGGAGGTTTCAATGTCGTGCGTCGCCTTGAACGCCAGATGTTTACCGTCTCTGCCCAGCTCCATTTCGTCCTCCTCGTCCCCAATTTCGAGATCGCCACGGCCGACGCCCGGCGCCTCCTGCCTGCGCGGATCGAACTTCTGCATGCCGTCGAGAATGCGCGCAACGCCTGCGCCATTACCGCCGCTTTCGCCTCCCGCGATTACCATTCACTTCGGGGCGCGTTCGCCGACCATCTCCACCAGCCGTTCCGAAAAACGCTGATCCCGTTCCTCGATGTTGTCATTGGCGCCGCAGAATCCGCCGGCGCGCTTGGCGCCTTTCTCAGCGGCTCCGGTTCCACCATCTGCGCCATCACCCTTCGTTCGCCTGAAAAAATCGCCCATGAGATGAAAGCCGCCGCCAATTCCCGCGGAGCCCAAACCATCCTCACCACCGCCGACAACCGCGGCGCCCGCGTCCTCAAAAATCGAAATTCGAAAATCGAAATTCGAAAATCTTCCAATGGGCCAGCGCGCTGAAAATCTCGAGCAGTTTGCCATCGACGTTATCCTGGAGCGTCGCCACGGCGTGCGGGCCGCGCTCCTCCGGGCGCTGCTTTACTTCCTCTCCTTTATTTATGAGCGGATCGTCCAGATGCGCCTGTTTCTTTATCGGCGGCGGATCCTGCGGGAACACACTCTCGGGTGCCTGGTCATCAGCATCGGGAACCTGACGGTGGGAGGGACCGGCAAGACTCCGATCGTCGAAAAATTTGCCCGTGCCCTGCGGGCCGGCGGGCGGCGGGTCGCAATCTTAAGCCGCGGTTACAAGAGTGTGCCGCGGCGCGCCCCGCGAAAATGGTGGCAGCGGTTGCGCCGAAGAGAGCCGTTGCCGCCGCGAATTGTTTCGGATGGAAAGGCGCTCCTGCTCGACTCGCTGACCGCGGGTGACGAGCCCTACATGCTGGCGAAAAATCTCAAGGATGTCGTCGTCCTGGTGGACAAGGATCGCGTGAAGAGCGGGCTGTTTGCTATCAAGGAACTCAAGGCGGACACGCTTCTTCTCGATGATGGCCTCCAATATCTCCACCTGAAACATCGCCTCGACATCGTCCTCATCGATCGCCAGGCGCCTTTTGGAAACGAGCATCTACTCCCGCGGGGCACGCTCCGGGAGCCGCCCCGCAATTTGCGGCGGGCGAGTTACATATTTATCACCAAGAGCACCGGCGAGCCTAACGACGAGTTGATCAAACGGATCCGGCGTTACAATCGCACCGCCGAAATCATCGAATGCGCCCACCAGCCGCTCCATCTCCAGGACGTCCTGACCGGCGAACAGATCCCGCTCGAGCGTCTCCGGAACACGTATATCGGGTCGATTTGCGGTATCGCCGCGCCCGAGAGCTTCGAAGAAGGGCTGCGCAAACTCGGGGCGCGCCTTGAACTTTCGAAGCGCTACACTGACCACCATCGTTACACCGATGCGGAGTTGAACAGCTTCATTAACCGCTGCGTCCGCCGCGATCTCGAAATGATCGTGACCACCGAGAAAGACGCGGTCCGTTTCCCGCGCCTCGGGAAGGTGGACGTGCCAATTTATTTTCTGCGCGTCGAGATCGAAATCCTGAGCGGCCACGAAAGCTGGGAGCATTGCGTCGCCCGGATCTGCCGGCCCCAGCCGATGCTCTCGCCCGAGCGCTTCTTCGCGTGAGGTAGCAACGGCGCTCTGTCGCCGTAAACACGCTGCAGCTAATCAACACCACTGGACGAAGACACGGTGCCGTCGCTACAATGAGATCATGGAAATCGCGGTCCAGAAACTCACCGCCCTCTTCTTCCTGGTCACCGGTCTTTCCCACATCCTGCAACCGCGCGTCTGGGTTCAATTCTTCATCATGCTCCGCGAGAAAGGGGAGGTCGGCAGTTTCCTGAACGCCTTTCTTCATTTTCCGCTGGGCGCCTTCATCGTGGCTTTTCACAACATCTGGCACGGACTCCCCGGCACCATCGTCACCCTCATCGGCTGGGGACTGACCATCAAAGGCACGATCTACTTCCTTTTCCCTCGCTGGGGCGTTCGCATGCTGGGGGTCGTTTCGATGGAGCGCTCCTGGCAGTTCGTGGTGGCCGGCATATTCAGTGTGGCCCTCGCCATCTGGATTTTGCTGGTCCATTGGTAACTAACCTTGGAGACGGCCTGCCCCCAGGCAGTTGAGCGGAGGCTTGAATCCACGGTCTCCCTCTCCGGCACGATGGCGTGCCGGCTCCACTACCTCCCCAACAAAGCGCGCGCGGAGTCGCTTCCACGCGATAGATTCAAGAAATGAGCGAAAAAGCAGAGCTGATCGTCGAGGGCAAAAAGCTTCCGGTCTCGAATCTAAACAAAGTCCTTTACCCGAAGGCCGGATTCACCAAGGGCCAGCTGATCGATTACTACATCCGCGTCGCTCCGTTCCTTCTCCCGCATTTGAAAGACCGGCCGCTCACCATGAAGCGCTACCCGAATGGCGTCGATCAGCCGTTCTTTTATGAAAAGAATTGCCCCTCGCATCGACCGAGCTGGGTGAAAACCGCGAAAGTCTGGAGCGAAGGCAACCAGCGCGACATGCATTATTGCCTCGCCCAGGATTTGCCGACCCTGGTGTGGGCGGCAAACCTGGCCGACATCGAATTGCACACTTCGCTCGCCCGCAAAAAAGATGTCGCCCGACCGACTATGATGGTGTTCGACCTCGATCCCGGCGCCCCTGCCGATATTGTCCAGTGCTGTCAGGTCGGGCTTTGGCTCCGCGAATTGCTGGCCGGGATGAAGCTGAAGAGCTGGGCCAAAACCTCCGGGTCGAAAGGGCTGCAAATTTACGTGCCGCTCAACACCGCCGTCACTTTCGACCAGACGAAAGAGCTTTCCCGCGCGCTCGCGGAACATCTGGAACGCGAACATCCCAAGTTGGTCGTCTCGAAAATGGCCAAGGCATTGCGGACCGGCAAAATTTTTGTCGACTGGAGCCAGAACGACGAACACAAGACGACCGTGAACGTGTATTCGATGCGGGCCAAGGAGCAGCCGACGGTTTCCACGCCGGTGAAATGGGAAGAGGTCGAGAATTGCTTGAAGAAAAAGAACGCGAAGCTGCTCGTTTTCCCGTTCGACAAGGTTTTGCAGCGCGTGGAGAAAATGGGCGACTTGTTTGAGCCGGTCGAGACGCTCAAGCAAAAGATGCCGAAGAAGGGGAAATTGTAGCCAAGGAGGGGCGCTTTCCAAACCGCCCTTTTTCTGCGTCGATTCTGTGGGCGATTTGGAAAGCGCCCCTCCTTGTAAATCATGATTGAAATCCTCGCGCTGGGAGCGGCGGTGTTTTACGGCTCCGCCGATTTCTTTGGCGGACTTACCGCGCGCCGCGCAAGCACTGTCGCCACCGTCTTCTGGTCGCAGTTTGCAGGCTTCGTCCTTCTTCTCCTGCTTTTGCCGTTTCTTCCGCCCACAATTGTTTCATCGCGCGACTGGATCTGGGGATTCGTCGCCGGTTTCACGGGCGGGATCGGCGTTGCCCTTCTGTATCGGGCGCTAGCGGTTGGCGCGATGGCCGTCATCGCTCCCACCACCGCGGTGATCGCCGCGATCATTCCAGTCCTCTTTGCCTTCGTGTTGGGCGAGCGGTTGCGACCGTTGACGCTTGTGGGCGTGGCACTCGCCCTGGTCGCGATTGGATTAGTGAGCAGGCCGGCGCCGCAGAAAGATTCTGAATCCCGGACACCAGGGAAGCTTTCGTTGCCGCCTGGATTCATTCTGGCCTTGCTGGCCGGTATCTCGGTAGGAATTTTTTTCCTCTCGCTCGCCCGGACGACGAGCGCCGCGGGAATGTGGCCGCTCATCGCGGCTCGAATTGCATCGATCGCTCTGTTTGGCGTCATCGCTCTTATCACGCGCCGGTCGCTTGGCATGAGCCGGTCCGCAATTTCGACCGCCGTAACCGGAGGCGCCCTCGATATGCTCGCCAATGCGCTCTACATGATTGCTGCCCGGATTGGGCCGTTGAGCATCGTCGTTACGCTCGCCTCTCTCTATCCGGCGAGCACCGTCATCCTCGCTCGTATGGTTCTCGGCGAACGTCTTAGCCTTATCCAGGGAATTGGTCTGGGCTGTGCGCTTGCCGCCGTCGCGCTGATTGTCGGAACATCCGGCTAACAGACCTATGGAACACCGCCTCAAGATCGAAAACATCCTGGCCGCGGCGGAAGCGATCGATCCGGTCTTCCGACGCACCCCGCAATATCACGCCGATTCCCTGTCGCGATTGCTCGGAACCAAAATCCTGGTCAAGGTCGAGACCGCCAATCCGATCCGATCGTTTAAAGGCCGCGGCGCTGAATTTCTGGCGTCGAAGATTCCGGCCAACACAAAACTGATCACAGCGAGTGCCGGCAATTTCGGACAGGCCATGGCTTACGCCTGCGCCCGGCGCGGGATCGAGCTCACCATTTACGCGAGCGTCAATGCCAACGCTCTCAAACTGGAACGGATGCGAGCGCTTGGGGCGACGGTGGTGCTCCACGGCGACGATTTCGATGCGGCTAAAATGGAGGCGAAGCGTCTCGCTGGCGCGGCCGGCGTCCGAATGGTCGAGGATGGCCTCGAACCCGAAACCGGCGAAGGGGCGGGCACCATCGGGATTGAGCTGGCGAAAGGAAGCGATGAAATCGACGCGGTCTTGCTGCCGCTGGGGAACGGTGCGCTGACCTGCGGAGTGGGCCGCTATTTGAAGCACGCTCGCCCGGAGATCCGCATTGTCGCCATCCAGGCTGCCGGGGCGCCCGCGATGCTCGAGTCCTGGAAGCAAAAGAGCGTTGTTACCTTCGATACGATGACGACCATCGCCGACGGGATCGGCGTCCGGATCCCGATTCCCGAATGCGTCCAGGACATGGAAGGAATTGTCGATGACGGCATTCTCGTGAAGGACGCCAGCCTGATCGAAGCGATGCGCCTGGCCCACCAGCATCTCGGCCTCGTGCTCGAACCTTCGGGCGCGGCAGGCCTCGCCGCGATCCTGGAAAACCGAGACCGCTTTGCCGGTCGAAATGTTGCGATCGTCCTTTGCGGCGGGAACCTCACCCCCGAGCAGATGAAGCTCTGGCTTTCCTGAGTCCGGCTAACCGCCGGTCCTGAATTGGTCGTCCTTGTTTTTGAACAGGATGTTGAACGTTGTGAGCGAGCCGTAGGAGCGAGTGATGTATTGCTGCATCTCGAACTTGTCGCCGTCGCTCAGCTTGTCGCTGGCATTCACCTTTTGCTCGAGGACGCGCAGATTGTTCCGGATCATCACGATCTTGTGAAAGAAAGTTTCGAGCGGCACTTCCTTCGGCTGCAACGAACTGTCGGCCGATTGCAGGACGAGCGTTCCGCGCTGCCACCGGTTCGCCAACCCTTCGACCACCACGTCCTTTTTTTCCAACCCCAGCGCTTCCACCACCGCGTGCGCGGTCTCGCGGATGAGGCCGCCGAGCGGTACTTGTAGCTCGCTCAGGGTCGCGGTCGGTTCGGCTGGCTCGAGATCGCTTGATTCGGGCGCCACCGTCCGCGGCGCGTCGTCGAAGGCGATTTCGGCCGTGTGTTCGGTGAGCGACCTGACAACGCCCACGCCATACTGCGGGTGGCGCACTTTCATTCCAATTCGGATAGATTCGATATTCATGCTTGGTGATTCACCCTGCTAACTCTCGACCGAAGCGCAAGTCCGCCCGTCGGACGAACTCGTCCTGCGGCGAGCTCGGCCCTCCAATTATCCGAGCGAAAGCTGTAATTGCTCCCGGGGCTTTCGGAACGCCGCGGTCGATAACCCGGGCCGGCCATTTATTCCTGCCCTGCGGCAACTCACCTCGAACATCGACCTGATCTGCTCCGCGAAAATTCCTTCACCTTTGGTGCGGAACCCCCAGCGCGGATCATTGATCTTCCCGCCCCGGATGTGGCGGATTCTCGAGAGGACCTTTTCTTTCTTGTCGGGAAAATGCTCGTCCAGCCAATGCTCGAAAAGCGGAGCAATAGCCCACGGCAGCCGGACAATGGTATATCCGGCGAATTGCGCGCCCGCTTTGGCGCAGGCCTCGACGATTCGCGGCACCTCGTGATCGGTGAGTCCGGGAATAATCGGAGCCACCATCACGCCGACTGGAATTCCGGCGCCGTGCAGCGCGGCGATGGCTTCGAGGCGCGCCGCTGGCGACGAAGTGCGCGGCTCCAGCACCCGCTGCACCTTCGGATCGAGCGAGGTGACCGAGACATTCACCGCCGAAGCGTTATCCCGCGCCAGGTCGCCGAGAAGATCGATGTCCCGGGTCACGAGCCGGTTCTTGGTAATAATCGCGACGGGGTTGCGAAATTTCACCAGCACTTCCAGGCAACTGCGGGTGATCCTCAGCTTGCGCTCGACCGGTTGGTAGGGGTCGGTCACGCCGCTCATCACCAGCGTTTGCGGCTCCCACTTCGGCGAGGACAATTCCGCCTCGAGCAATTTGGCCGCGTCGGTTTTCACCATGATTCTGCTCTCGAAATCCAACCCCGCGGAAAACCCGAGGTATTCGTGGGTCGGCCTCGCAAAGCAGTAGATGCAGCCATGTTCGCAACCGCGGTAGGGGTTGAGGCTTGTCTCGAACCCGACGTCGGGGCTGTCGTTCCGGGCGATAATCGTTTTCGTCAGGTCGCGAAAGAACTGAGTCTCGCGCCTTGGCTTTTCTTCCTCGGCGCTGGTCGGAGCGATCTGGACCACGTCTTCGTCGCCTAGGTCGACGTGCAGCTTTTCGAATCGATTCGCCGGATTCCAGGAAGCGCTTCGGCCGTGAATCGCCGGCAACGGTGGGGGCGCTTCCTCCACAATCGGGACGAATTTTTTCTTCTTCCGAGGCGCCGACATCACTCAAGTTCACATGAACATATAGAGCTGTCGAGTCAAAGTGAGGATCAATGGTGGATCGGCCGCTACGCGGGCGATTGGTGTAAGCTGCAATTCATCTATGGCTTGGCTCCCATCGAGCGGCGTAGCGCTCGATCCACCTTGCCCGCCGCAGAGCTGTCGAGTCAAAGTGAGGATCAATGGTGGATCGGCCGCTACGCGGGCGATTGGGTGTAAGCTTCAATTCATCTATGGCTTGGCTCCCATCGAGCGGCGTAGCGCTCGATCCACCTTGCCCGCCGCCAAGGCGATGGCACACTTCTCGCGACCGATCGGCGCTTCCAGGAGGGGTGGTCGAGTGGTTGATGGCTCCGGTCTTGAAAACCGGCAGGGCGCAAGCCCTCGTGGGTTCGAATCCCACCCCCTCCGCCACTTAATTTTCGAATTGGAAAGCCCGGCCTCGCTCGCTGCGCGAGCTGCGTTACGGCGAATTTCGATTTTCGATTTGAAGCGGCTTCCAGCGGACGACGCAGAACGCCGCGACGAGCCCGATCAAGGCGGCGGCCAGGACATCGGATAAGTGGTGCGCGGCGACGTACATCCGGGAGAAGGCAATTAAGAGGGGAATGAAGAGAAGTCCGGCTCCGATCCGCCAGCTGACAAACGCCAGCGTGGCGAAGAACGCCGTGGAAGCGGCGGTGTGCCCCGACGGAAAGGAATTGAAGCGGGGGATAAACCGCGGGCCGTTCCATTCGGCTTCCGTTTGCACGTTTGGCCGGGCGCGGCCCGTGGAAATTTTGACTACCCGCGCCGCGGCCCCGGCCAGCGCGCAGGCCAAAATCATCGCAGCAAATATACGCATCCATTTTTTGTTTCGGCGCCAATAAGCGAGCCCGAGGAGAACAACTCCCAGCGCCACATGCTCGGGCCAATCGCCGAACCGGCTCACCGCGCCCATAAAGTTCCTCAATCCGGCGTTTTGGTGCTGCGCCATCCAGGCCTGCACGCCGGCATCGAAATAAAAACTAATCATGAGCAGAACGGCCGAGCCGGCAAAGATCAGGAACCACCAGCGCATGGAGGCGATCGACCGAATTTCCCGTTTGTCTTTCACTCGTGCCTATCTTTCAGTTCGGCTCTGTCACCCGCAATCCGCAATTTCGTCCTGGTCTTTTTTGGCGCCCTGCTCCTGAACGTCGCCGGTAGCTGGGCCATCCCGCTGGTCGATCGGGACGAGCCCCGTTTCGCCGAGGCTTCGCGAGAGATGCGGGAGCGCCATGATTACGTCGTCCCGTATTTCAACGACAAATACCGCTTCGACAAGCCGCCCTTCATTTATTGGACGCAGGTGGTCAGCTACCGCCTTTTTGGCGAAAATGAATTCGGAGCCCGTTTGCCGTCCGCGGTCGCGGCCGCCCTGACCGCCCTCGTGCTTTTTGCCTGGGGCCGCCGCCTGGGAAGCGAGCGCCTCGGCTGGTGGGCGGCCATCATTTTCACTCTTTGCCTGCAAACCTTCATCCACGCCAAGGCGTCCGTGGCCGATATGTGGCTGGTCTTCTTCGTCACCGCCGCGCATTGGGCCGGCTTCGAATTGCTCGCGCCCTTGGCGACGCCTTCCATGGAGACGGCACGCCTTCGTGCCGTGGGGGAAACGCCCGTATCGGAAAACAACCCGCAGCTGAAATACTGGCGGTTCGCCTTCTACACCGCTCTCGGCCTGGCCTTTCTCGCCAAAGGCCCGCTGGGCTGGATTCCTCTCCTCACGGTCGCGGCTTCGCGATTTTTCGTTCGCGACCTCTCGTTCTATCGCCGGTTCTGGTTCGTAACCGGGATTCTCGGCATGCTCGCGATCGTGTGCGCCTGGGGAATTCCCGCTGTGGTTCGCACCCATGGCGACTACTTTCGCGTCGGCATCGGCCGCCACGTCGTCGAGCGCAGCTTCAACGTCATCGAAGGTCACGGCGCCAATTCCTGGAACACCTACCTCGCCGCGCTGCCTTTCTATTTCATCACCGTCTTTATCAGTTTTTTTCCGTGGTCCATCAAGCTCCCGGCGTTGGTCAAACATCTCTGGCGAAAGCGCGACGCGATCGACAATTACCTTCTCTCCGGCACCCTGCTCTATTTTGTCATCATGAGCCTGGTGAAAACGAAACTTCCGCACTACACGCTCCCGGCGTTTCCGCTCCTCTCGCTTTTGCTGGCGCGCTATCTCTTCAATTTGCCGGGTTCGGAGCGGTTCGTCGTCCGGACTGCGAAGATTGCGGCTGTCGCTTCCCTGGCGGTGTCGTTTGTCGTGTTCCCGATGCTGGCGCCCACCTTTCCTTCCGCGCAGCTCTACAAGTTGTCCCGCAACGATCTTCTCCCGGAGATGGAATTTGCGAATGTCGATTACGCGGAGCCCAGCGTCGTCTGGTATTTCCGCAGCCGCGCCCATGGATTTTTCCGGGGCCTCAATCCGGACATGGTGGAAAGATTTATGAATAATCCAGGGCCGCGATTCGTGATCGTCCCCACGCCCCTGGCCACCGCGCTCTCCGCCAAGATCAAGCCGGACTGGAAAACCTATCGGGCGCAAGGTTTCACCATCGTGAAAGGACGGCCGACCGATCTCACTCTGATCTTAAAACAGTCGCAGTGAACCGCGGCCGCACCCGCGTCCGCAAAGCGGCCGCGGAAATCCCAAATCCCAGGATCCAAATCCCAAGGAACTTTAAATTCCAATAACCAAAAACGTCGCGGCGCACTCTTGAGCAGTTTCCGCTTTGGTATTTTGAATAGTTGAAGATTATTTGGGATTTGGGATTTGGTTCTTGGGATTTCTAGCACAGCTGGCTAGGGATTGCGCGGATGATCACTTTTCTCAACGGCACGCTCACGACGGCATTACCAACGCAGGCGATCGTGGACGTCCGCGGCGTCGGCTACGAGGTTTTCATCCCGCTTTCCAGCTACGACAAACTCCCCGCGCCCGGCCAGCCGGTCCAAATCCTCACCCATCTCCATGTCCGCGAAGACGCGCACATTCTCTACGGCTTCATGACCGCGGCCGAACGCGATCTCTTTCGGCTCCTGGTCAACAACGTCAGCGGAATCGGCCCGAAGCTGGCGCTCGCGGTCCTGAGCGGAATGAGCGTGAGCAATTTCAAGAGCGCGGTGGTGAATGCTGATATTGCCTCGCTCTCGAAAATCAGCGGGCTCGGCAAAAAAACGGCGGAGCGCATTGTCCTGGAATTGAAAGACAAGCTGGGCGTGGTGGCGGCCTGGGAAGCGGCCAGCGCTCAGCACGCCCCGACCCCCGAGCAAACCCAGGCGAACGAAGCCGTCCTCGCGCTCATCGCGCTCGGGTACAAACAGGTCGATGCCCATAAAACCGTGCGCGATTTGCAGGAGCGCGAACCTGGAGCCAAATCGGCGGAAGATTTGGTAAAGTCCGCGCTGAAGAAGATGGCGGCTGGGAGATGAAGAAGGCGCCGGCGGCGAAACGTTCAACGTCCAACGCTCAACATCCAACGTTCAACTAGAGGCGCCGGTCTAATTACGGTTTTCTGAAGTTCAATGTTGGACGTTGGACGTTGGACGTTGGACGTTTGCTTCCTGTGACGCTCGACCTTGCCTCAATTCGCTCTTCCTTCCCCAAGGAGGGCCTCTTCGCCGAGAAGGATTTCCATCTTTCCCCCGATCCTTTCCCGAT
It includes:
- a CDS encoding PA0069 family radical SAM protein translates to MSAPRKKKKFVPIVEEAPPPLPAIHGRSASWNPANRFEKLHVDLGDEDVVQIAPTSAEEEKPRRETQFFRDLTKTIIARNDSPDVGFETSLNPYRGCEHGCIYCFARPTHEYLGFSAGLDFESRIMVKTDAAKLLEAELSSPKWEPQTLVMSGVTDPYQPVERKLRITRSCLEVLVKFRNPVAIITKNRLVTRDIDLLGDLARDNASAVNVSVTSLDPKVQRVLEPRTSSPAARLEAIAALHGAGIPVGVMVAPIIPGLTDHEVPRIVEACAKAGAQFAGYTIVRLPWAIAPLFEHWLDEHFPDKKEKVLSRIRHIRGGKINDPRWGFRTKGEGIFAEQIRSMFEVSCRRAGINGRPGLSTAAFRKPREQLQLSLG
- a CDS encoding DMT family transporter gives rise to the protein MIEILALGAAVFYGSADFFGGLTARRASTVATVFWSQFAGFVLLLLLLPFLPPTIVSSRDWIWGFVAGFTGGIGVALLYRALAVGAMAVIAPTTAVIAAIIPVLFAFVLGERLRPLTLVGVALALVAIGLVSRPAPQKDSESRTPGKLSLPPGFILALLAGISVGIFFLSLARTTSAAGMWPLIAARIASIALFGVIALITRRSLGMSRSAISTAVTGGALDMLANALYMIAARIGPLSIVVTLASLYPASTVILARMVLGERLSLIQGIGLGCALAAVALIVGTSG
- the thrB gene encoding homoserine kinase produces the protein MASRFALWIALIMQQVTVRVPASTSNLGPGFDCLGIALRLYNNVTVSRDEGGPPQAIVGSAASSFFKRAGTRPFPFSCSIAGEIPQSRGLGSSAAVRIGVLLGLNELANRPLERRDLFELCAGLEGHPDNAAPACYGGFNVVRRLERQMFTVSAQLHFVLLVPNFEIATADARRLLPARIELLHAVENARNACAITAAFASRDYHSLRGAFADHLHQPFRKTLIPFLDVVIGAAESAGALGAFLSGSGSTICAITLRSPEKIAHEMKAAANSRGAQTILTTADNRGARVLKNRNSKIEIRKSSNGPAR
- a CDS encoding class I SAM-dependent methyltransferase, whose product is MSEWIDPDLHRDFISQQTDAIRLCTYPDGWVERFGVDVLISYKTEAALERLKTELCLWALNVDFGFRRVFARFLPKKNADREAPTLILGDPGANLQSTAMERTLSYAIDFGAGYSVGLFIDQRENRRFVRELAPSSLLNCFAYTCSFSVAAATVGAKTISVDLSKKSLARGRENFALNSLPTNDHRFLADDVMAVLPRLARKGEKFDVIILDPPTFSRSHKGKAFQVEQDFERLLLAALEVAERNAKILLSTNCSTLRERALEVMGRFCLKATRRAGNFHHEPPLPDFPAHAGAATVWLTLR
- the ligD gene encoding non-homologous end-joining DNA ligase; translation: MSEKAELIVEGKKLPVSNLNKVLYPKAGFTKGQLIDYYIRVAPFLLPHLKDRPLTMKRYPNGVDQPFFYEKNCPSHRPSWVKTAKVWSEGNQRDMHYCLAQDLPTLVWAANLADIELHTSLARKKDVARPTMMVFDLDPGAPADIVQCCQVGLWLRELLAGMKLKSWAKTSGSKGLQIYVPLNTAVTFDQTKELSRALAEHLEREHPKLVVSKMAKALRTGKIFVDWSQNDEHKTTVNVYSMRAKEQPTVSTPVKWEEVENCLKKKNAKLLVFPFDKVLQRVEKMGDLFEPVETLKQKMPKKGKL
- the lpxK gene encoding tetraacyldisaccharide 4'-kinase, whose product is MGQRAENLEQFAIDVILERRHGVRAALLRALLYFLSFIYERIVQMRLFLYRRRILREHTLGCLVISIGNLTVGGTGKTPIVEKFARALRAGGRRVAILSRGYKSVPRRAPRKWWQRLRRREPLPPRIVSDGKALLLDSLTAGDEPYMLAKNLKDVVVLVDKDRVKSGLFAIKELKADTLLLDDGLQYLHLKHRLDIVLIDRQAPFGNEHLLPRGTLREPPRNLRRASYIFITKSTGEPNDELIKRIRRYNRTAEIIECAHQPLHLQDVLTGEQIPLERLRNTYIGSICGIAAPESFEEGLRKLGARLELSKRYTDHHRYTDAELNSFINRCVRRDLEMIVTTEKDAVRFPRLGKVDVPIYFLRVEIEILSGHESWEHCVARICRPQPMLSPERFFA
- a CDS encoding pyridoxal-phosphate dependent enzyme codes for the protein MEHRLKIENILAAAEAIDPVFRRTPQYHADSLSRLLGTKILVKVETANPIRSFKGRGAEFLASKIPANTKLITASAGNFGQAMAYACARRGIELTIYASVNANALKLERMRALGATVVLHGDDFDAAKMEAKRLAGAAGVRMVEDGLEPETGEGAGTIGIELAKGSDEIDAVLLPLGNGALTCGVGRYLKHARPEIRIVAIQAAGAPAMLESWKQKSVVTFDTMTTIADGIGVRIPIPECVQDMEGIVDDGILVKDASLIEAMRLAHQHLGLVLEPSGAAGLAAILENRDRFAGRNVAIVLCGGNLTPEQMKLWLS
- a CDS encoding dodecin; this encodes MSDHVYKKIELVGSSPASIEEAVANALSRAQKTIRNMRWFEVTEMRGQIEDGKVNHWQVTVKVGFTLDK